A genomic window from Massilia sp. METH4 includes:
- a CDS encoding Gfo/Idh/MocA family oxidoreductase, protein MTNTVPRKLRLGMVGGGDGAFIGAVHRIAARLDDCYEVVAGALSSNRERALASGAAIRLDPARCYTDFREMARAEAARDDGIDAVAIVTPNHLHAPVATDFLEAGIHVICDKPLGISTAEGEALAALAREKNRVFALTHTYTGYPMVRHARELVASGAIGDVRLIQVEYAQDWMAEAGPQSEQFQRTNWHNDPERAGPTGCTSDIGTHAFHLAGFVSGIQPNELLAELHAFTPNRVLDDHVQVMLRYPNGARGMLWSSQMATGCENALKLRVFGTKAALAFDQENPNELWLTPQGGSAQRLTRGRVRGTAAEYATRIPSGHPEGYLEAFAQLYRDAAARIHAVNAGRPLPAETTALPTVEDGVAGMRFIDAVLASHKAGSRWTGLAG, encoded by the coding sequence ATGACGAACACGGTACCTCGCAAACTTCGCCTGGGCATGGTGGGTGGCGGCGATGGCGCCTTCATCGGCGCCGTGCACCGCATCGCGGCCCGGCTGGACGACTGCTATGAAGTGGTGGCCGGCGCGTTGTCCAGCAATCGGGAACGCGCGCTGGCCAGCGGCGCGGCGATCCGCCTCGACCCGGCGCGCTGCTACACCGATTTCCGCGAAATGGCGCGCGCCGAGGCGGCGCGCGACGACGGTATCGATGCCGTCGCCATCGTCACGCCGAACCACCTGCACGCGCCGGTGGCCACCGACTTCCTCGAAGCGGGCATCCACGTGATCTGCGACAAGCCGCTGGGCATCTCGACCGCCGAGGGCGAGGCGCTGGCCGCCCTGGCGCGCGAGAAAAACCGCGTCTTCGCCTTGACGCATACGTACACCGGCTACCCGATGGTGCGCCACGCCCGCGAACTGGTTGCCTCCGGCGCGATCGGCGATGTTCGGCTGATCCAGGTGGAGTACGCGCAGGACTGGATGGCCGAGGCGGGCCCGCAGAGCGAGCAATTCCAGCGCACCAACTGGCACAACGACCCGGAGCGCGCCGGCCCCACCGGCTGCACCAGCGATATCGGCACGCACGCGTTCCATCTCGCCGGTTTCGTCAGCGGCATCCAGCCCAATGAACTGCTGGCCGAGCTGCACGCGTTCACGCCGAACCGCGTGCTGGACGACCACGTGCAGGTAATGCTGCGCTACCCGAACGGCGCGCGCGGCATGCTGTGGTCGAGCCAGATGGCGACCGGCTGCGAGAATGCGCTGAAGCTGCGCGTGTTCGGCACGAAGGCCGCCCTGGCATTCGACCAGGAAAACCCGAACGAGCTTTGGCTCACGCCGCAGGGCGGCAGCGCCCAGCGGCTGACGCGTGGCCGGGTACGGGGCACGGCGGCGGAATATGCGACGCGCATCCCGTCCGGGCACCCGGAGGGCTACCTGGAAGCGTTCGCGCAGTTGTACCGCGATGCCGCGGCGCGCATCCACGCGGTGAACGCCGGCCGGCCGCTGCCGGCCGAGACCACGGCCCTGCCGACCGTGGAAGATGGCGTGGCCGGCATGCGCTTCATCGATGCGGTGCTGGCAAGCCACAAGGCGGGATCGCGCTGGACCGGGCTGGCCGGCTGA
- a CDS encoding CatB-related O-acetyltransferase — translation MHGPDPANPFPMPGFPQVCYLKNVIDDPHIEIGDYTYYDDPDGPEQFKRNVLYHYPFVGDKLRIGKFCALARGVRFIMNGANHQMNGISTYPFFIFANGWESAMPAPGDLPYKGDTVIGNDVWIGYDALIMPGVRIGDGAIVAARSVVTSDVPPYAIVGGNPARVVRERFDAATVRRLAAIAWWDRPADWVTAHLGLIRGGDVDALERAAG, via the coding sequence ATGCACGGCCCCGATCCCGCCAACCCGTTCCCGATGCCGGGCTTTCCGCAAGTCTGCTACCTGAAGAACGTGATCGACGACCCGCACATCGAGATCGGCGACTACACGTACTACGACGACCCGGACGGCCCCGAGCAGTTCAAGCGCAATGTGCTGTACCACTACCCTTTCGTTGGCGACAAGCTAAGGATCGGCAAGTTCTGTGCGCTAGCGCGGGGCGTGCGGTTCATCATGAACGGCGCCAACCACCAGATGAACGGCATCTCCACCTATCCTTTCTTCATCTTCGCCAATGGCTGGGAATCGGCAATGCCGGCACCGGGCGACCTGCCGTACAAGGGCGACACCGTGATCGGCAACGATGTGTGGATCGGCTACGATGCGCTGATCATGCCCGGGGTGAGGATCGGCGACGGCGCCATCGTGGCAGCCCGCTCCGTCGTGACGTCGGATGTGCCGCCGTACGCAATCGTCGGCGGCAATCCGGCACGCGTGGTCCGCGAGCGCTTCGATGCCGCCACCGTGCGCAGGCTTGCCGCCATCGCGTGGTGGGACCGGCCGGCGGACTGGGTCACCGCGCACCTCGGCCTGATCCGGGGCGGCGATGTCGACGCGCTGGAGCGCGCCGCCGGCTGA
- a CDS encoding TonB-dependent siderophore receptor, translated as MKKNTRPAAGRTPGRKLAIAAGLAMPLAALAQPAEEPQAVMQTVEVQAQRETDAGYTTRVTGTATPLNMSIRETPQAVSVITRERIQDQGLATITDVVNNATGVSVNQYETHRAGFTARGFDITNLQIDGIPTTWEQSWSAGETLGSLALYERVEIVRGATGLMTGAGNPSAAINLIRKRATSKELTGTAELEIGRWNERRAMVDVSTGLNASGSVRARVVGEYRKADSWVDYLKNKDKTLYATVEADLAPGTLLSAGISRQETDPKGSMWGGLPFYYTDGTRTDWDVSKTTAADWTTWSSSYNNAFINLEHQFANGWTVRGSYSSGDRRGDTYLLYLWGTPNRATGLGMNDFSGSYNTRVKQDDLSLHASGSFALGGRQHEAAFGYLHSKQVFRSDNRAANFGGVSSAVGDFNNFNPGAYPEPSWGPRTWYENNETKQEGLYGVMRFSLADPLKVIVGARVSNYEKVGDSVGDAPYAIKVDREVTPYAGIVYDIDRNWSAYASYTDIFQPQNLKDVNGNLLDPIVGKSYEAGIKGAFLDNRLNAQFSVFRIQQDKLGVEAGTRGTAALPQPYYRAAEGAESKGFEAELSGELARGWNATAGFAWFKAEEANGKEFNSIYPRKTLRVFTTYRFPAAWSKLTVGGGANWEGSTWTADPTAPANTNGRIEQDSFALVNLMARYDINDRLSAQLNIDNAFDKKHYAMFAAFNAITYQAPRSVSAVLRYRF; from the coding sequence ATGAAGAAGAACACCCGCCCCGCCGCCGGGCGCACCCCGGGGCGCAAGCTGGCGATCGCCGCCGGCCTGGCCATGCCGCTGGCCGCCCTGGCCCAGCCCGCCGAGGAACCGCAAGCCGTGATGCAGACGGTCGAGGTGCAGGCGCAGCGCGAAACCGACGCCGGCTACACGACCCGCGTCACCGGCACGGCCACGCCGCTGAACATGTCGATCCGCGAAACCCCGCAAGCCGTTTCCGTGATCACCCGCGAGCGCATTCAAGACCAGGGCCTGGCCACGATCACGGACGTGGTGAACAACGCCACCGGCGTCTCGGTCAACCAGTATGAAACCCACCGGGCGGGCTTCACGGCGCGCGGCTTCGACATCACGAACCTGCAGATCGATGGCATTCCGACCACCTGGGAACAGTCGTGGAGCGCCGGCGAAACGCTGGGCAGCCTTGCCTTGTACGAGCGCGTGGAAATCGTGCGCGGCGCCACCGGCCTGATGACGGGTGCCGGCAATCCATCGGCTGCGATCAACCTGATCCGCAAGCGCGCCACCAGCAAGGAACTCACCGGCACGGCGGAGCTGGAGATCGGCCGCTGGAACGAGCGCCGCGCCATGGTGGACGTGTCGACGGGACTGAACGCCTCGGGCAGCGTGCGCGCCCGTGTGGTCGGCGAATACCGCAAGGCCGACAGCTGGGTGGACTACCTGAAGAACAAGGACAAGACGTTGTACGCCACCGTGGAGGCCGACCTGGCGCCCGGCACGCTGCTGTCGGCGGGCATCAGCCGCCAGGAAACCGATCCGAAAGGGTCGATGTGGGGCGGCCTGCCGTTCTACTATACCGATGGCACGCGCACCGACTGGGATGTGTCGAAGACCACCGCAGCCGACTGGACGACGTGGAGCAGCAGCTACAACAACGCCTTCATCAACCTCGAGCACCAGTTCGCCAATGGCTGGACGGTGCGCGGCTCGTATAGCAGCGGCGACCGCCGTGGCGACACTTACCTGCTGTATTTGTGGGGCACGCCGAACCGCGCAACCGGTCTTGGCATGAATGATTTTTCCGGTTCATACAACACCCGCGTGAAGCAGGACGACCTCAGCCTGCACGCCAGCGGCTCGTTCGCGCTCGGCGGCCGCCAGCACGAAGCGGCGTTCGGCTACCTGCACTCCAAGCAGGTATTCAGGTCCGACAACCGCGCGGCGAACTTCGGCGGTGTGAGCTCCGCCGTGGGTGACTTCAACAACTTCAATCCCGGCGCCTATCCGGAGCCGAGCTGGGGTCCACGCACCTGGTATGAAAACAACGAAACGAAGCAGGAAGGCTTGTATGGCGTGATGCGCTTCTCGCTGGCCGATCCACTGAAGGTGATCGTTGGCGCACGTGTCAGCAACTACGAGAAAGTTGGCGACAGTGTCGGAGACGCTCCCTACGCGATCAAGGTCGACCGCGAGGTGACGCCCTACGCCGGCATCGTGTACGACATCGACCGCAACTGGTCGGCCTACGCCAGCTACACCGACATCTTCCAGCCGCAGAACCTGAAGGATGTCAACGGCAACCTGCTGGACCCGATCGTCGGCAAGAGCTACGAAGCGGGCATCAAGGGCGCCTTCCTGGACAATCGCCTGAACGCACAATTCTCGGTGTTCCGCATCCAGCAGGACAAGCTGGGCGTGGAAGCGGGCACGCGCGGCACCGCCGCCCTGCCCCAGCCCTACTACCGCGCCGCGGAAGGCGCGGAAAGCAAGGGGTTCGAGGCTGAACTGTCCGGCGAGCTTGCACGCGGTTGGAATGCCACCGCGGGATTTGCCTGGTTCAAGGCCGAAGAAGCCAACGGCAAGGAGTTCAACAGCATCTACCCGCGCAAGACGCTTCGCGTGTTCACCACGTATCGCTTCCCGGCCGCGTGGAGCAAGCTGACGGTGGGCGGCGGCGCCAACTGGGAAGGCAGCACGTGGACGGCCGATCCGACCGCTCCCGCCAACACGAACGGCCGGATCGAGCAGGATTCCTTCGCCCTCGTCAACCTGATGGCCCGCTACGACATCAACGACCGCCTGTCGGCCCAGCTGAACATCGACAACGCCTTCGACAAGAAGCATTACGCCATGTTTGCCGCCTTCAACGCCATCACCTACCAGGCGCCGCGCAGCGTGTCGGCCGTGCTGCGGTACCGGTTCTGA
- a CDS encoding TonB-dependent receptor, which produces MKMKMSVAVLAGAGILSGASVWAQDAQVAAEQQAANATTVVVTGVRRAAQSAQAIKRNSDEVVDSIVAEEAGKFPDKNVAEILGRVSGVQIRREYGEASNVVIRGLTGLVTLLNGREVYTSRDRSLYLADIPTTMLQRVDVYKTQGAEMVEGGTAGVIDVRTARPFDFAGFNANVQARVENRDKSKTNDPQASGTISNRWKGEFGEFGALLGLSYQKGNYHDEVTWNSPPAAVLGAGSPVTGPFDLGHVLYQGKRERTAANWAFQWRPNRALEMFAEGWSTRIDHDAQRQFFVANQGWGPTSQYTLIPGTNQVATVTSPNSNPFTLSSTQAPNDDSETHQGAIGARWKVNDDWTITTELARTNSKWKQDYPILDLLTSPPTVSGETYRNGGGYFTYPGYDMANAANYRLHTLFDNWSNARGQSNDWRVDATWNPGTDGFLKEISFGVRLAERKAQYQHESNGQIGAPAGLPSPTSLQGFACQSMEMANDYGLASWITPCASFMHSNIDQLRQLYGRPAGKGAPDPYSLYTNQEDTSAVYAKTKFGFTVAGMPVEGTAGVRVVRTELDVNGFNGIWTNGVLNPVAVNKKTTSTDALPNLTLKAHATDEVILRLNAGKAIQRPAFADFNPGTTYNAGGGGTVDPNGNGGNPDLKPIEGTNVDVAAEWYFAPTGSVTATVFNHDFKNYVIRRQDFESVNGVRYLVERPRNMEGGRLKGIELSYRQFYDFLPGWLGGFGLEANYTYMEGHLEDRGVQSPFVNMSKNAYNIVALYERGPWSGRLAYNWRSKFVDTYNYRGLGFDLIVDPIKTADASITYKVNDKVGITLDVENLNDRKYHDYHGIASNPRDIRRYDRVIGLSMRWKL; this is translated from the coding sequence ATGAAAATGAAGATGTCGGTTGCCGTGCTGGCCGGCGCGGGCATCCTGTCCGGTGCGTCGGTATGGGCGCAGGACGCGCAGGTGGCGGCCGAACAGCAGGCCGCCAACGCCACCACGGTGGTCGTGACCGGCGTGCGCCGCGCGGCCCAGAGCGCGCAGGCCATCAAGCGCAATTCCGACGAGGTGGTCGACTCGATCGTCGCCGAGGAAGCCGGCAAGTTCCCCGACAAGAACGTGGCCGAGATCCTTGGCCGCGTGTCGGGCGTGCAGATCCGCCGCGAGTATGGCGAGGCATCGAACGTGGTCATTCGCGGCCTGACGGGGCTCGTCACGCTGCTGAACGGCCGCGAAGTCTACACCTCGCGCGATCGCAGCCTGTACCTGGCCGATATCCCGACCACGATGCTGCAGCGCGTGGACGTGTACAAGACGCAGGGCGCCGAGATGGTGGAGGGCGGCACGGCCGGCGTGATCGACGTGCGCACCGCGCGGCCCTTCGACTTCGCCGGTTTCAACGCCAACGTGCAGGCACGCGTGGAAAACCGCGACAAGTCCAAGACCAACGACCCGCAGGCATCCGGCACGATCAGCAACCGCTGGAAAGGCGAGTTCGGCGAGTTCGGCGCGCTGCTGGGCCTGTCCTACCAGAAGGGGAACTATCACGACGAGGTGACGTGGAATTCGCCGCCGGCCGCGGTGCTGGGCGCCGGTTCGCCGGTGACCGGCCCGTTCGACCTGGGCCACGTGCTGTACCAGGGCAAGCGCGAGCGCACGGCCGCCAACTGGGCCTTCCAGTGGCGCCCGAACCGCGCCCTCGAGATGTTCGCCGAAGGCTGGTCTACCCGCATCGACCACGATGCCCAGCGCCAGTTCTTCGTGGCCAACCAGGGCTGGGGCCCGACTTCGCAATACACGCTGATCCCGGGTACCAATCAGGTGGCCACCGTGACGAGCCCGAATTCCAATCCTTTCACGCTGTCCTCCACGCAGGCGCCGAACGACGATTCGGAAACCCACCAGGGCGCCATCGGCGCACGCTGGAAAGTGAACGACGACTGGACCATCACTACCGAGCTGGCACGCACGAACAGCAAGTGGAAGCAGGACTACCCGATTCTCGACCTGCTGACATCGCCGCCAACCGTGTCCGGCGAGACCTACCGCAACGGCGGCGGCTACTTCACGTATCCGGGCTACGACATGGCGAATGCGGCGAACTATCGCCTGCACACACTCTTCGACAACTGGAGCAATGCGCGCGGCCAGTCGAACGACTGGCGCGTGGATGCCACCTGGAATCCCGGCACGGACGGCTTCCTGAAGGAGATCAGCTTCGGCGTGCGCCTGGCCGAGCGCAAGGCGCAGTACCAGCACGAGAGCAATGGCCAGATCGGCGCTCCGGCGGGACTGCCTTCGCCGACTTCGCTGCAGGGCTTCGCCTGCCAGTCGATGGAGATGGCGAACGACTACGGCCTGGCCAGCTGGATCACGCCGTGCGCCAGCTTCATGCACTCGAACATCGACCAGTTGCGCCAACTGTACGGCCGCCCTGCCGGCAAGGGCGCGCCCGACCCGTATTCGCTGTACACGAACCAGGAAGACACCAGCGCCGTCTACGCCAAGACGAAGTTCGGCTTCACCGTCGCCGGCATGCCCGTCGAAGGCACGGCCGGCGTGCGCGTGGTGCGCACGGAGCTGGACGTGAACGGCTTCAACGGCATCTGGACGAACGGCGTGCTGAACCCGGTGGCCGTCAACAAGAAGACCACCAGCACCGACGCGCTGCCGAACCTGACCTTGAAGGCCCACGCCACGGACGAAGTCATCCTGCGCCTGAACGCCGGCAAGGCGATCCAGCGTCCGGCCTTCGCCGACTTCAACCCGGGCACCACGTACAACGCGGGCGGCGGCGGCACGGTGGACCCGAACGGCAACGGCGGCAACCCGGACCTGAAGCCAATCGAAGGCACCAATGTCGACGTGGCGGCCGAATGGTATTTCGCCCCGACTGGCAGCGTGACGGCCACCGTGTTCAACCACGATTTCAAGAACTACGTGATCCGCCGCCAGGACTTCGAATCGGTGAATGGTGTGCGCTATCTAGTGGAACGGCCGCGCAATATGGAAGGGGGCAGGCTGAAGGGCATCGAACTGTCCTACCGACAGTTCTACGACTTCCTGCCCGGGTGGCTGGGCGGGTTCGGGCTGGAGGCGAACTACACGTACATGGAAGGGCACCTGGAAGACCGCGGCGTGCAAAGCCCGTTCGTGAACATGTCCAAGAACGCCTACAACATCGTGGCACTGTACGAGCGCGGCCCGTGGTCCGGCCGCCTCGCCTACAACTGGCGCTCGAAGTTCGTCGACACGTACAACTACCGCGGCCTGGGCTTCGACCTGATCGTCGATCCGATCAAGACCGCCGACGCGTCGATCACCTACAAGGTGAACGACAAGGTCGGTATCACGCTGGACGTGGAAAACCTGAATGACCGCAAGTACCACGACTACCACGGCATCGCCAGCAATCCGCGCGATATCCGGCGTTATGACCGGGTGATTGGCCTGTCGATGCGCTGGAAGCTGTAA